Proteins encoded by one window of Hyphomicrobium nitrativorans NL23:
- a CDS encoding helix-turn-helix domain-containing protein — protein sequence MSDITNTNAVSYLDTKEAAAFVRLSPRTLERMRVEGAGPKFLKAGRGIRSRVLYREEDLRTWVEAITYGSTSEYGTK from the coding sequence ATGTCGGACATCACCAACACAAACGCGGTTTCCTACCTCGATACGAAGGAGGCGGCAGCCTTTGTCCGCCTCTCACCGCGCACGCTCGAGCGCATGCGCGTCGAAGGCGCGGGGCCGAAGTTCCTTAAGGCGGGTCGGGGCATCCGCTCGCGCGTGCTCTACCGAGAGGAGGATCTGAGAACTTGGGTCGAAGCCATCACCTACGGCTCGACCTCCGAGTATGGCACCAAGTGA
- a CDS encoding type IV secretory system conjugative DNA transfer family protein gives MEAAHGTLLRTINRHCLSVIVCGGIGWALLSAHDPMAQILGHGLIVLAGISLISAARCFWQDVRVRRQLHVFRTQGAGLHTARWANEAEMAAAGMFDGIGRPLGLTMSGRALFEPHRLHPVHSKVIATSGAGKTIGAVVTAIMHQALSPNRPSMVIFDVKGELAGQCAGALRRAGIEVAVVDDTDVLRWRPATRLNPFGLIVRAARHGLQELATLVRIAALTLEPEPEGDARNKYFRDGPRDLLRFVIEHLARICPEDCTPSAACHVLGSDDLLDPALEEEAVHDSALGLLARRLIEKRCQNPQHFADFRSTALQRLEVYEEGGLLWEAGSAANLAHEEIRSRQIVVFLVAGLQHLRDIRPHYILHLAAFLHVAKEPGRRVEFIIDEFTNAPVAGLVEDLTIIRQFGSRVLLVAQAESEIERQFTDKSARTIDTLTAIKQVMGVSTWDEARRVSEALGRTHHVVASYGHTPREEQLSTTFSDQGRPLMSPEEVLALPRHEQIIFCDGLKPIRARKLYQNEIAPICDMLDQNPLEAAKLPSEPIVDISYGEPV, from the coding sequence ATGGAGGCGGCACACGGGACGTTGCTGCGTACGATCAACAGACATTGTCTTTCGGTCATTGTCTGCGGGGGCATTGGCTGGGCGCTGCTCTCGGCTCACGATCCCATGGCGCAGATTTTGGGCCACGGATTGATTGTGCTGGCTGGCATTTCGCTGATCTCGGCCGCACGCTGTTTCTGGCAGGACGTCCGTGTTCGGCGGCAGCTGCATGTCTTTCGCACGCAAGGAGCGGGCCTTCACACGGCCCGATGGGCGAATGAGGCTGAGATGGCGGCGGCCGGCATGTTCGACGGCATCGGCCGACCGCTCGGACTGACGATGAGCGGTCGCGCCCTTTTCGAGCCGCACCGGCTGCATCCGGTTCATAGTAAGGTGATTGCGACCAGCGGCGCCGGCAAGACGATCGGCGCGGTCGTAACGGCGATCATGCATCAGGCCCTGTCGCCGAACCGGCCGTCGATGGTGATCTTCGACGTCAAGGGAGAGCTGGCCGGTCAATGTGCCGGCGCCTTGCGACGGGCCGGCATCGAGGTTGCCGTTGTCGACGATACCGATGTGCTGCGCTGGCGTCCGGCCACTCGGCTCAATCCGTTCGGCCTGATTGTGCGCGCGGCGCGACACGGCCTTCAGGAGCTGGCCACGCTCGTTCGGATCGCGGCCCTCACGCTCGAGCCCGAGCCTGAGGGAGATGCCCGCAACAAGTACTTCAGAGACGGCCCCCGGGATCTTCTGCGCTTCGTCATTGAGCATCTGGCCCGCATTTGTCCGGAGGACTGTACGCCGTCGGCCGCCTGCCACGTGCTTGGTTCGGACGATCTTCTGGATCCCGCGCTCGAAGAGGAGGCGGTGCACGATAGCGCGCTGGGCCTCCTGGCGCGGCGGCTGATAGAGAAGCGGTGTCAGAACCCGCAGCACTTTGCGGACTTCCGCAGCACCGCGTTGCAGCGTCTCGAGGTTTACGAAGAGGGCGGCCTGTTATGGGAGGCGGGGAGTGCGGCGAACCTCGCGCACGAAGAGATCCGCTCCCGCCAGATCGTCGTGTTCCTGGTGGCGGGCCTGCAGCATCTGCGCGACATCCGCCCGCACTACATTCTGCATCTGGCGGCCTTCCTGCACGTGGCCAAGGAGCCGGGGCGGAGGGTCGAGTTCATCATCGACGAGTTCACCAACGCGCCGGTCGCCGGTCTGGTTGAGGACCTGACCATCATACGCCAGTTCGGTTCGCGCGTTCTGTTGGTGGCCCAGGCCGAGAGCGAAATTGAGCGTCAGTTCACCGACAAGTCGGCTCGCACCATTGATACCCTGACCGCCATCAAACAGGTGATGGGCGTGAGCACGTGGGACGAGGCCCGGCGCGTGAGCGAGGCCTTGGGTCGAACGCATCATGTGGTGGCGAGCTACGGGCACACACCGCGCGAGGAGCAGCTGTCGACTACGTTCAGCGATCAGGGCCGCCCGCTGATGTCACCGGAGGAGGTGCTGGCGCTACCACGTCATGAGCAGATCATTTTCTGTGACGGCTTGAAGCCCATTCGTGCGCGCAAACTCTACCAGAATGAGATCGCACCGATTTGCGACATGCTCGATCAGAATCCACTCGAAGCAGCCAAGCTGCCGTCCGAACCGATCGTCGACATCAGCTACGGAGAGCCGGTATGA